The Xanthobacter flavus genome includes a window with the following:
- a CDS encoding branched-chain amino acid ABC transporter permease, with amino-acid sequence MELVFLIEQLLNGLLVGVAYLLIALGLSLIFSLGGIVNLAHGGFYAIGAYIGVEVGNRFGFPAAFVAAPLSVALIGMVIERTLFSRFYRADPILSLLLTFGLAMVIEQALRMAFGATPIPFSIPEFLRGQIFLGDFIYSRYRLAILVVAAAAVLGLWLLLQRTAFGRVVRAGVQNPDMVGALGISLTPYLTAVAAIGIGLAGLAGIMLAPISGVHPAMGSEILTAAFVVVVIGGLGSFWGVVAAGLLVGLVRGLTVYFIPPAAEASMYVLMLAVLLTRPRGLFGERILRFE; translated from the coding sequence ATGGAACTCGTCTTCCTCATCGAGCAATTGCTCAACGGGCTTCTTGTGGGTGTCGCCTATCTGCTGATCGCCCTCGGGCTCTCGCTCATCTTCTCCCTCGGCGGCATCGTGAACCTTGCCCATGGCGGCTTCTATGCCATCGGCGCCTATATCGGCGTCGAGGTCGGCAACCGCTTCGGCTTTCCCGCCGCCTTCGTCGCGGCGCCGCTGTCGGTGGCGCTCATCGGCATGGTCATCGAGCGCACCCTGTTCTCGCGCTTCTACCGGGCTGATCCCATCCTTTCGCTGCTGCTCACCTTCGGCCTCGCCATGGTGATCGAGCAGGCGCTGCGCATGGCCTTCGGCGCGACGCCCATTCCCTTCTCGATCCCCGAATTCCTGCGCGGCCAGATCTTCCTCGGCGATTTCATCTATTCGCGCTATCGCCTCGCCATCCTGGTGGTGGCGGCGGCGGCGGTGCTCGGCCTGTGGCTGCTGCTCCAGCGCACCGCCTTCGGCCGCGTGGTGCGGGCCGGGGTGCAGAACCCGGACATGGTGGGCGCGCTCGGCATCTCGCTCACCCCCTATCTCACGGCGGTGGCGGCCATCGGCATCGGCCTTGCGGGGCTCGCCGGCATCATGCTCGCGCCCATCTCCGGCGTGCATCCGGCCATGGGCTCGGAAATCCTCACCGCCGCCTTCGTGGTGGTGGTCATCGGCGGCCTCGGCTCGTTCTGGGGCGTGGTGGCGGCCGGGCTGCTGGTGGGCCTCGTGCGCGGGCTGACGGTCTACTTCATCCCGCCGGCGGCCGAGGCGTCCATGTACGTGCTCATGCTGGCGGTGCTGCTCACCCGTCCGCGTGGCCTGTTCGGCGAGCGCATCCTGCGCTTCGAGTGA
- a CDS encoding 3-hydroxyacyl-CoA dehydrogenase, translated as MTKIAIIGSGFIGRAWAITFARAGFDVALADKAEGAPEAALAYIEGVLPDLAANDLLNGNAPEAVRARLSAASSYADALDGAVHAQENAPEDLALKQALYAELDALAAPETVLASSTSAILPSRFSEGLKHRERVCVCHPINPPYLIPAVEVVPAPWTAAETMARAADLMRAAGQSPIVMKRELDGFVMNRMQGALLEEAFRLVADGYASVEDVDIGIREGLALRWSFMGPFETIDLNAPGGVADYVARYQQIYERISPDQWRRVDWAGPVLETVLAERRARLSHDALQERQVWRDRRLMALAAHKRKADKDIGA; from the coding sequence ATGACCAAGATCGCCATCATCGGCTCGGGCTTCATCGGCCGGGCCTGGGCCATCACCTTCGCCCGCGCCGGCTTCGACGTGGCGCTGGCGGACAAGGCGGAGGGCGCGCCCGAGGCGGCGCTCGCCTATATCGAAGGCGTGCTGCCGGACCTCGCCGCCAACGACCTGCTGAATGGCAACGCCCCTGAGGCCGTGCGCGCGCGCCTTTCCGCCGCTTCTTCCTATGCCGACGCGCTCGACGGCGCCGTCCATGCGCAGGAGAATGCGCCGGAAGACCTCGCCCTCAAGCAGGCGCTCTATGCCGAACTCGATGCGCTGGCGGCGCCGGAGACCGTGCTCGCCTCCTCCACCTCGGCGATCCTGCCCTCGCGCTTCTCGGAAGGCTTGAAGCATCGCGAGCGGGTGTGCGTGTGCCACCCCATCAATCCGCCCTATCTGATCCCCGCCGTGGAGGTGGTGCCCGCGCCGTGGACGGCGGCCGAGACCATGGCCCGCGCCGCCGATCTCATGCGCGCCGCCGGTCAGTCGCCCATCGTGATGAAGCGCGAGCTGGACGGCTTCGTGATGAACCGCATGCAGGGCGCGCTGCTGGAGGAGGCGTTCCGCCTCGTGGCCGATGGCTATGCGAGCGTCGAGGACGTGGACATCGGCATCCGCGAGGGGCTGGCGCTGCGCTGGTCCTTCATGGGGCCGTTCGAGACCATCGATCTCAACGCGCCCGGCGGCGTCGCGGACTATGTGGCGCGCTACCAGCAGATCTATGAGCGCATCTCGCCCGACCAGTGGCGCCGCGTGGATTGGGCCGGCCCGGTGCTGGAGACCGTGCTGGCCGAGCGCCGCGCGCGCCTGTCCCACGATGCGCTTCAGGAGCGGCAGGTGTGGCGCGACCGCCGGCTGATGGCGCTCGCCGCCCACAAGCGCAAGGCCGACAAGGATATCGGCGCCTGA
- a CDS encoding branched-chain amino acid ABC transporter ATP-binding protein/permease — protein sequence MLARNANLIVAAVALAVLPALLSALGLTVTSATDVVILALACMALNLLVGYTGLVSFGHGAWFGLGAYAAALLQQRLFPDWGVALAVPAAALVTLAAIPVGYVVLRRRGVYFSLLTLALTALLYTVAFRWTAVTGGENGLGGVNRGPFFGLDLDRNATFYWVVAAVAFVIIYKLQRFVRSPVGTVLVAIRENEQRARFIGYDTRAYKIACFTLSAGLTAFAGALVAFNHRFASADPIAIAFSGELLAMVVIGGMRSFLGPALGALFFVLFREFLSMWTPNWLFFFGLLFMAFIVFSPTGLVGVAGRLLAPLRKKTIEAAAMGRRASAEKRPLPSSLTARARWESPAPLLEAKDLALGFGAIKAVRAGAVAVKDRTLHALIGPNGAGKTTTFNMISGMFAPHAGEIRLAGERIDGLAPNAVCMKGLARSFQITNLFPTLSVEENLRLGVQATHKSRLNPWRDAAAIPEINSETAEMVAFLGVAGMEKAEAGALSYGGQRLLDMGLALTSRPRVLLLDEPLAGLAAAERTRVSNLIKDISAEVPVLLVEHDIDRVFELADAVTVMADGAVLVDGTVEDARSDKRVQEVYIGSGAAALAARDLESAATEKTMLRLHGIDAFYGKSRILAGVSLEAKEGEILALLGRNGAGKSTLLKAITGIVKPMNGSLTLAGEELMGLSSAAIARRGVGYVPQGRALFHGMSVRHNLELGRLKRITGAGRHFSEEEVLDLFPRLKERIDTPADLLSGGEQQMVAVARALMGDTRVLLLDEPFEGLSPAVTEELFDAFDRLRHALTLVIVDHHLDVVLNLADRAVVLERGEVVHEGPARPLARDLDLRRQVLWL from the coding sequence ATGCTCGCCCGCAATGCCAACCTCATCGTCGCCGCGGTGGCTCTGGCTGTGCTGCCGGCGCTGCTGTCCGCCCTCGGCCTGACGGTGACCTCCGCCACCGACGTGGTGATCCTCGCGCTCGCCTGCATGGCGCTGAACCTGCTCGTGGGCTACACCGGCCTCGTCTCCTTCGGCCATGGCGCGTGGTTCGGCCTCGGCGCCTATGCGGCGGCGCTGCTGCAGCAGCGGCTGTTTCCCGACTGGGGCGTCGCCCTCGCGGTGCCGGCGGCGGCGCTGGTGACGCTGGCGGCGATCCCCGTGGGCTATGTGGTGCTGCGCCGGCGCGGCGTCTATTTCTCGCTGCTGACGCTGGCCTTGACCGCGCTCCTCTATACCGTCGCCTTCCGCTGGACGGCGGTGACGGGCGGCGAGAACGGGCTCGGCGGCGTCAATCGCGGACCCTTCTTCGGCCTCGACCTCGACCGCAACGCCACCTTCTACTGGGTGGTGGCGGCGGTGGCCTTCGTCATCATCTACAAGCTCCAGCGCTTCGTGCGCTCGCCGGTGGGCACGGTGCTCGTCGCCATCCGCGAGAACGAGCAGCGGGCGCGCTTCATCGGCTACGACACGCGGGCCTACAAGATCGCCTGCTTCACCCTGTCCGCGGGCCTCACCGCGTTCGCCGGCGCGCTCGTCGCCTTCAACCACCGCTTCGCCTCGGCCGATCCCATCGCCATCGCCTTTTCGGGCGAGCTGCTGGCCATGGTGGTCATCGGCGGCATGCGCTCCTTCCTCGGGCCGGCGCTGGGCGCGCTGTTCTTCGTGCTGTTCCGCGAATTCCTCTCCATGTGGACGCCGAACTGGCTGTTCTTCTTCGGCCTCCTGTTCATGGCCTTCATCGTCTTCTCGCCCACCGGGCTCGTGGGCGTCGCCGGCCGGCTTCTCGCGCCGCTGAGGAAGAAGACCATCGAGGCCGCCGCCATGGGCCGGCGCGCCTCCGCCGAGAAGCGGCCCTTGCCCTCCTCCCTCACCGCCCGCGCGCGGTGGGAGAGTCCCGCGCCGCTGCTCGAGGCGAAGGATCTTGCCCTCGGCTTCGGCGCCATCAAGGCGGTGCGGGCCGGCGCGGTGGCGGTGAAGGACCGCACGCTCCACGCCCTCATCGGCCCCAACGGCGCGGGCAAGACCACCACCTTCAACATGATTTCCGGCATGTTCGCCCCCCATGCCGGCGAGATCCGCCTCGCCGGGGAGCGCATCGACGGGCTCGCGCCCAACGCCGTGTGCATGAAGGGCCTCGCGCGCTCCTTCCAGATCACCAACCTGTTCCCGACGCTCAGCGTGGAGGAAAACCTGCGCCTCGGCGTGCAGGCCACCCACAAGAGCCGGCTCAATCCCTGGCGCGATGCCGCCGCCATCCCCGAGATCAATTCCGAGACGGCGGAGATGGTGGCCTTCCTCGGTGTCGCCGGCATGGAGAAGGCGGAGGCCGGCGCGCTCTCCTATGGCGGCCAGCGCCTGCTCGACATGGGCCTCGCCCTCACCTCCCGCCCGCGCGTGCTGCTGCTGGACGAGCCGCTCGCGGGCCTCGCGGCGGCGGAGCGCACCCGCGTCTCCAACCTCATCAAGGACATTTCCGCCGAGGTGCCGGTGCTGCTGGTGGAGCACGACATCGACCGCGTGTTCGAACTGGCCGACGCCGTGACCGTGATGGCCGATGGCGCTGTGCTGGTGGACGGCACGGTGGAGGATGCGCGGTCCGACAAGCGCGTGCAGGAGGTCTACATCGGCTCCGGTGCCGCGGCGCTCGCCGCCCGCGACCTTGAATCCGCCGCCACCGAGAAGACGATGCTGCGCCTCCACGGCATCGACGCCTTCTACGGCAAGAGCCGCATCCTCGCCGGCGTCTCGCTGGAGGCGAAGGAGGGCGAGATCCTCGCGCTGCTCGGCCGCAACGGGGCGGGAAAATCCACCTTGCTCAAGGCCATCACCGGCATCGTCAAGCCCATGAACGGCTCCCTGACCTTGGCGGGCGAAGAACTCATGGGCCTCTCCTCCGCCGCCATCGCCCGGCGCGGCGTCGGCTATGTGCCGCAGGGGCGGGCGCTGTTCCACGGCATGAGCGTGCGCCACAACCTCGAACTGGGGCGCCTCAAGCGCATCACCGGCGCCGGCCGGCACTTCAGCGAGGAAGAGGTGCTGGACCTCTTCCCCCGGCTGAAGGAGCGCATCGACACGCCGGCCGACCTCCTCTCCGGCGGCGAGCAGCAGATGGTGGCGGTGGCCCGCGCGCTCATGGGCGACACCCGCGTGCTGCTGCTGGACGAGCCCTTCGAGGGCCTGTCCCCGGCGGTCACGGAAGAGCTGTTCGACGCCTTCGACCGGCTGCGCCATGCGCTCACGCTCGTCATCGTGGATCACCATCTCGACGTGGTGCTGAACCTCGCCGACCGCGCCGTGGTGCTGGAGCGCGGCGAGGTGGTCCACGAAGGCCCCGCCCGCCCGCTGGCGCGGGACCTCGATCTGAGAAGGCAAGTGCTGTGGCTGTGA
- a CDS encoding ABC transporter substrate-binding protein yields MTDFPLHARIASASIGRRTLLKGAGAAALLGGVGMPAIVKAQADTVTFGHLTPLTGFLGPLGAYGQMGVQLAVEELNAAGGINGRKINLVMEDSVNPATASSKAERYIEREKAAVIIGEISSASALAIAQVVARNKVVFVNTGGNSDALRGKDCNRYMFHVEGANTQYVKAVGAAMLRDGLIKGKKLFFLTADYAFGHDLSRVAKRFIGQNGGEVIADELVPTDATDFSPYLLKVRQSRPDVVISNLAGNQITNFIKQYSEFGLKYPFGGFGFDTAVAWGAGKGTFGGIWPMIWHHDVPTPGSKAFVAAFVKKFGKPPENQAWGDYVATKSVARAMIETKSTAAADLIAFFEKEPELDILKARKGYFRSWDHQLIQEMYTVTARPVAEVKDQWDLMILGPAVPGAETALSAIAPTPEENACTFPAG; encoded by the coding sequence GTGACTGACTTTCCGCTTCACGCCCGAATTGCGTCCGCATCCATCGGCCGCCGCACGCTCCTGAAGGGCGCCGGCGCGGCCGCGCTTCTCGGCGGCGTCGGCATGCCGGCGATCGTGAAGGCGCAGGCCGACACGGTGACCTTCGGCCATCTCACGCCGCTCACCGGCTTCCTCGGCCCGCTCGGCGCCTATGGCCAGATGGGCGTCCAACTCGCGGTGGAGGAACTGAACGCGGCCGGCGGCATCAACGGCCGCAAGATCAACCTCGTGATGGAAGACAGCGTGAACCCCGCCACCGCCTCCTCCAAGGCGGAGCGCTATATCGAGCGCGAGAAGGCGGCGGTCATCATCGGCGAGATCTCGTCCGCCTCTGCGCTGGCCATTGCCCAGGTTGTGGCGCGCAACAAGGTGGTGTTCGTGAACACGGGCGGCAATTCCGATGCGCTGCGCGGCAAGGATTGCAACCGTTACATGTTCCATGTGGAAGGCGCCAATACCCAATATGTGAAGGCGGTGGGCGCGGCGATGCTGCGTGACGGCCTCATCAAGGGCAAGAAACTCTTCTTCCTCACCGCCGACTATGCCTTCGGCCATGATCTGTCGCGCGTCGCCAAGCGCTTTATCGGCCAGAATGGCGGCGAGGTCATCGCCGACGAACTGGTGCCCACCGACGCAACGGACTTCTCGCCCTATCTTCTCAAGGTGCGCCAGTCGCGTCCCGACGTGGTGATCTCCAACCTCGCCGGAAACCAGATAACCAACTTCATCAAGCAGTATTCGGAATTCGGCCTGAAGTATCCGTTCGGCGGCTTCGGTTTCGATACGGCGGTGGCCTGGGGCGCCGGCAAGGGCACCTTCGGCGGCATCTGGCCCATGATCTGGCACCATGACGTGCCGACCCCCGGCTCGAAGGCCTTCGTCGCGGCCTTCGTGAAGAAGTTCGGCAAGCCGCCGGAGAACCAGGCCTGGGGCGATTACGTCGCCACCAAGAGCGTGGCCCGCGCCATGATCGAGACCAAGAGCACGGCGGCGGCCGACCTCATCGCCTTCTTCGAGAAGGAGCCGGAGCTGGACATCCTCAAGGCGCGCAAGGGCTATTTCCGCTCCTGGGACCATCAGCTCATCCAGGAGATGTACACGGTGACCGCCCGCCCGGTGGCCGAGGTCAAGGACCAGTGGGATCTCATGATCCTCGGCCCCGCCGTGCCCGGCGCGGAAACCGCCCTCTCGGCCATCGCCCCGACGCCGGAAGAGAACGCCTGCACCTTCCCCGCGGGGTGA
- a CDS encoding GntR family transcriptional regulator, with protein MRSATDGDAPEARGEAPAETLDGRVGRIVRQTLADQVYGDLKELLLSGRAAPGERFTLRGLAAAIGTSAMPVREAVSRLVAENALEVLPNRAVRVPLMPRARFAELRLIRTSLEGLAAATAAREATADEIAEVVRFERAFAAERGKKRPDGAAAMRHNKDLHFALYRAAHLPTLMGMIEGLWLQIGPVLNLDFRAGPERVRQGEAHLHHARLVAALKARDPEAARDALVADIWSAGDFILSRDVLPD; from the coding sequence ATGCGATCCGCCACCGATGGCGATGCCCCCGAGGCCCGCGGCGAGGCGCCGGCGGAAACGCTCGATGGCCGCGTCGGCCGCATCGTCCGCCAGACGCTGGCGGATCAGGTCTATGGCGATCTGAAGGAGCTGCTGCTCTCCGGCCGCGCCGCCCCGGGCGAGCGCTTCACCCTGCGCGGGCTCGCCGCCGCCATCGGCACCAGCGCCATGCCGGTGCGCGAGGCCGTGTCGCGCCTCGTCGCCGAGAACGCGCTGGAAGTGCTGCCCAACCGCGCCGTGCGCGTGCCCCTCATGCCCCGCGCCCGCTTCGCCGAATTGCGCCTCATCCGCACGAGCCTCGAAGGCCTCGCCGCCGCCACTGCCGCCCGCGAGGCGACGGCGGACGAGATCGCCGAGGTGGTCCGCTTTGAACGCGCCTTCGCCGCCGAGCGGGGGAAGAAGAGACCGGACGGCGCCGCCGCCATGCGCCACAACAAGGACCTGCACTTCGCCCTCTACCGCGCCGCCCACCTGCCCACCCTCATGGGCATGATCGAGGGCCTCTGGCTGCAGATCGGTCCCGTCCTCAACCTCGATTTCCGCGCCGGCCCGGAGCGGGTGCGGCAGGGGGAGGCCCACCTCCACCACGCCCGCCTCGTCGCCGCCCTCAAGGCCCGCGATCCGGAGGCGGCACGCGACGCGCTGGTGGCGGATATCTGGAGCGCGGGCGACTTCATCCTCTCGCGCGACGTGCTGCCGGACTGA